In Paenibacillus phoenicis, one genomic interval encodes:
- a CDS encoding DUF456 domain-containing protein yields the protein MSVIGWILVIALFAVGMAGAVYPVLPGVLAIYFAFFVYGWFFSFESFGPFFWILQTLIVVALMVADYAVGAWGVKKFGGSKLSVWLSTIGIIIGPFVIPAFGLVLGPLLGAMIGELIKGESLTKSFKVGIGSVVGLFSSMVVKVILQLVMIIVFIIWIVAF from the coding sequence CTGTCCGTGATTGGCTGGATTTTGGTGATTGCCCTGTTTGCCGTGGGGATGGCCGGAGCGGTGTATCCCGTATTGCCTGGGGTGCTCGCCATATATTTTGCCTTTTTTGTGTACGGATGGTTTTTCTCGTTTGAGTCGTTTGGCCCCTTCTTCTGGATTCTACAAACGTTGATCGTGGTCGCGCTGATGGTGGCGGATTATGCGGTCGGGGCTTGGGGCGTCAAAAAATTCGGCGGCAGCAAGCTGTCCGTCTGGCTTAGCACGATCGGCATTATCATCGGTCCGTTTGTTATTCCGGCTTTTGGTCTGGTACTAGGGCCGTTGCTGGGTGCAATGATCGGGGAATTGATTAAGGGCGAGTCGCTCACCAAATCGTTTAAAGTGGGCATTGGTTCCGTCGTTGGCTTGTTTAGCAGCATGGTGGTCAAGGTGATTTTACAGCTGGTGATGATCATCGTGTTTATCATTTGGATCGTTGCATTTTAG
- a CDS encoding Cof-type HAD-IIB family hydrolase, whose protein sequence is MAVCCLESQKLADGGSCLLLKYKLLALDMDGTLLNDDLQISPETERWIRKAAAAGVHVCLSTGRGYREAVPYGDQLDLGTPMITVNGSEVWKSPHELYRRVLLDRSLVSRMYDISREKNVWFWAYAVEGNYNEGNWQPELLEQNHWMKFGYFTEDDEVRGEILRELQAMGGLEITNSSPHNLEINPKGISKASGIQTVCGLLGLEMSEVVAIGDSLNDLAAIEAAGLGVAMGNAQEAVKEKADVVTTSNNEDGIAWIIRDYILTGV, encoded by the coding sequence ATGGCGGTATGCTGTTTAGAGAGTCAGAAACTTGCGGATGGGGGGAGCTGTCTGTTGTTGAAATATAAACTGTTAGCGCTCGATATGGATGGAACTTTGCTGAACGACGATCTGCAAATCTCGCCGGAGACAGAACGTTGGATTCGGAAAGCGGCGGCTGCCGGGGTTCATGTCTGCTTGTCAACGGGACGCGGTTACCGGGAGGCGGTTCCGTATGGCGATCAGCTTGACCTTGGGACGCCAATGATTACGGTGAATGGAAGCGAGGTTTGGAAGTCGCCGCATGAGCTGTATCGTCGGGTGCTGCTTGATCGATCGCTCGTTTCGCGAATGTACGACATTTCCCGGGAAAAGAATGTCTGGTTCTGGGCCTACGCCGTGGAAGGCAATTATAACGAAGGGAACTGGCAACCGGAATTGTTGGAACAGAATCATTGGATGAAGTTTGGCTATTTTACCGAGGATGATGAGGTGAGGGGAGAGATATTGCGGGAGCTGCAAGCGATGGGCGGCCTTGAAATCACGAATTCCTCGCCGCACAACTTGGAGATCAATCCGAAAGGGATCAGCAAGGCCAGCGGCATACAGACGGTGTGCGGGCTGCTTGGGCTGGAGATGTCCGAGGTTGTCGCAATCGGAGACAGCCTAAATGACCTGGCTGCGATTGAAGCCGCGGGTCTGGGGGTTGCGATGGGGAACGCCCAGGAGGCCGTGAAGGAGAAGGCCGATGTCGTGACCACGTCGAATAATGAAGATGGCATTGCCTGGATTATTCGGGATTATATTTTGACAGGGGTGTGA